A part of Bubalus bubalis isolate 160015118507 breed Murrah chromosome 6, NDDB_SH_1, whole genome shotgun sequence genomic DNA contains:
- the DRAM2 gene encoding DNA damage-regulated autophagy modulator protein 2 isoform X2 → MGSLYMFVQTILSYQMQPKIHGKQVFWIRLLLVIWCGVSAFSMLTCSSLLYNGSFGADIVQKLHWNPEDKGYVLHMITTAAEWSMSLSFFGFFLTYIRDFQKISLRVEATLHGLTLYDTAPCPVNNERTWLLSRDV, encoded by the exons ATGGGCTCATTGTATATGTTTGTTCAGACTATCCTTTCCTACCAAATGCAGCCCAAAATTCATGGCAAGCAAGTCTTCTGGATCAGACTGTTATTGGTTATCTGGTGTGGAGTAAGTGCATTTAGCA tgcTGACTTGCTCATCACTTTTGTACAATGGCAGTTTTGGTGCTGATATAGTACAGAAACTCCATTGGAACCCTGAGGACAAA GGTTATGTGCTTCACATGATTACTACGGCAGCAGAATGGTCTATGTCACTTTCCTTCTTTGGCTTTTTCCTGACTTACATTCGTGATTTTCAG aAAATTTCTTTACGGGTCGAAGCCACTTTACATGGATTAACCCTTTATGACACTGCTCCTTGCCCTGTTAACAATGAACGAACATGGCTACTTTCCAGAGATGTATGA